The following proteins are co-located in the Leptotrichia trevisanii DSM 22070 genome:
- a CDS encoding phosphate/phosphite/phosphonate ABC transporter substrate-binding protein: MRKNILRSLLLLAILLFAISCGKKNDTIKIVFLPNETNDSLKKSREEFARVVQEATGKKVEIVTTTDYNITVENIISGQSQIAYIGAEAYLNARQRTKDIEAVLTNAGESGTLEDARYYSFIAVRAEDANQYRSGDGFDLKKLKGKSIGFVTNSSTSGFKIPANYIVKEFGLKSTDEVLGNKVFSKVMFGNSHPGAQVLLFKGDVDVATFAIPKSFTIYELTAGKDFNSGATYKVRKGAVAPFGDYAGKSFTVIKSIPVYNGPIVFNTKTLAKEDQEKIKKALLAKSTTDNPHIFSDKKSKIRGLFLKENPNVGFVETNTAWYEGMKDIK; encoded by the coding sequence ATGAGAAAAAATATTTTAAGAAGTTTGTTATTGCTGGCAATTTTGTTATTTGCAATTAGTTGTGGTAAAAAGAATGATACAATTAAAATTGTATTTTTACCTAATGAAACCAATGATTCGTTGAAAAAATCAAGGGAAGAGTTTGCACGGGTTGTACAAGAAGCAACTGGGAAAAAGGTTGAAATTGTTACAACTACAGATTATAATATTACAGTTGAGAATATTATTTCTGGACAGTCACAGATTGCGTATATCGGAGCTGAGGCGTATTTGAATGCCAGACAGAGAACGAAAGATATTGAAGCAGTGCTTACAAATGCTGGAGAAAGCGGAACGTTAGAAGATGCACGTTATTACAGTTTTATTGCAGTTAGAGCAGAAGATGCCAATCAGTACCGTTCTGGAGATGGGTTTGACTTGAAAAAGTTAAAAGGTAAGTCTATAGGATTTGTTACAAACAGCTCTACATCAGGATTTAAAATACCTGCTAATTACATTGTAAAAGAGTTTGGATTGAAAAGTACAGATGAAGTGCTTGGAAATAAAGTATTTTCAAAAGTTATGTTTGGAAATTCACATCCTGGAGCACAAGTTTTATTATTTAAAGGGGATGTTGACGTTGCAACATTTGCTATCCCAAAATCATTTACAATTTATGAGCTGACTGCTGGAAAGGACTTTAATTCAGGAGCTACATATAAAGTGAGAAAAGGGGCAGTCGCACCATTTGGGGATTATGCAGGAAAAAGTTTTACAGTTATAAAATCAATACCTGTTTACAATGGGCCAATAGTATTTAATACAAAAACTTTAGCAAAAGAGGATCAGGAAAAAATCAAAAAGGCGCTTTTAGCTAAATCAACAACTGACAATCCACATATTTTCAGTGACAAGAAAAGTAAAATAAGAGGACTTTTCTTAAAAGAAAACCCAAATGTTGGATTTGTGGAAACAAATACAGCCTGGTATGAAGGAATGAAAGATATAAAATAA
- the spoVG gene encoding septation regulator SpoVG: MKVTDIRIRIGKQTENNERLRAYADITFDESFVIHGLKIIDGQNGLFVAMPSRRMPNGEFKDIVHPIKPELRAEITQVILEKFEQESAAQAEAE; the protein is encoded by the coding sequence ATGAAAGTTACTGATATTCGTATTAGAATTGGAAAACAGACGGAAAACAACGAAAGGTTACGGGCGTATGCCGACATAACATTTGACGAAAGTTTTGTTATTCACGGGTTAAAGATAATTGATGGACAAAACGGACTTTTTGTGGCAATGCCTTCAAGAAGAATGCCAAATGGAGAATTTAAGGATATTGTTCATCCAATAAAACCTGAATTAAGAGCTGAAATAACACAAGTTATTTTAGAAAAATTTGAACAGGAAAGTGCAGCTCAGGCTGAAGCAGAGTAA
- a CDS encoding alpha/beta hydrolase-fold protein, with protein MKRVLLFLTIFGMLLSTVGFSAETTTLKMEKIKYPKGIRNVTSVTEVFGTGQQVTHIIVEFNEKVINSQLTKNTFTVAGRNVENIYSNTRPEKTNIVKDGKYVIIELNPKDTGASLRIEGGQGAGFQMKKATSSITQKEDILFANGKKLEKSIAILENNKTKNLVVENFKQFEYKDPKTGTVVKYNLYTPKNYDRNKKYPLVLFMHDMGVLSEDTKATLLQGNGAVSFATPEEQAKHEAFVLAPQYSRQVVNDNGDITSDLDATVNLIKDHLLSRYSIDEKRLYATGQSMGGMMAIVMNFKYPDLFAASYLVACQWNEKEVAPMAKNNLWIMVSTGDAKAYPGMNTITSELIKRGAVVARDSWRADYTNEQFLEGARKVIAQKSNIKYTTLEKGTNPYLTKDANPGSEHAGTWKVAYSISGIKDWMFSQTKQ; from the coding sequence ATGAAAAGAGTATTATTATTTTTGACAATATTTGGAATGTTGTTATCAACAGTTGGATTTTCAGCGGAAACTACCACGTTGAAAATGGAAAAAATAAAATATCCTAAAGGTATTAGAAATGTAACATCCGTAACAGAAGTGTTCGGAACAGGACAGCAGGTTACACATATCATTGTGGAATTTAATGAAAAAGTTATAAATTCCCAGCTGACTAAAAATACTTTTACAGTGGCTGGAAGAAATGTAGAAAACATTTATTCAAACACACGTCCAGAAAAAACTAATATTGTAAAAGATGGAAAATATGTAATTATTGAATTAAATCCTAAAGATACCGGGGCTTCTCTTCGTATCGAAGGAGGGCAGGGGGCTGGATTCCAAATGAAAAAAGCCACATCAAGCATTACACAAAAGGAAGATATTTTATTTGCAAATGGTAAAAAATTGGAAAAAAGCATTGCTATACTTGAAAATAACAAAACAAAAAATTTAGTTGTAGAAAATTTTAAACAATTTGAATATAAAGATCCAAAAACAGGGACAGTTGTAAAATACAATTTGTATACTCCAAAAAATTATGACAGAAATAAAAAATATCCACTTGTGCTGTTTATGCATGATATGGGTGTCTTGAGTGAAGATACAAAAGCCACTTTGCTACAGGGAAATGGTGCGGTTTCATTTGCGACTCCTGAAGAACAGGCAAAACACGAAGCATTTGTACTGGCTCCACAATACTCAAGACAAGTAGTAAATGATAACGGAGATATTACAAGCGATCTGGATGCAACAGTCAATCTTATAAAAGATCATCTGCTTTCAAGATACAGCATTGACGAAAAAAGATTATATGCAACAGGACAGTCTATGGGCGGAATGATGGCAATTGTCATGAACTTTAAATACCCAGATTTATTTGCTGCTTCATATCTGGTAGCCTGCCAGTGGAATGAAAAGGAAGTTGCCCCTATGGCAAAGAATAATCTCTGGATTATGGTTTCAACTGGAGATGCAAAGGCTTATCCAGGAATGAACACTATTACAAGTGAACTTATTAAAAGAGGGGCGGTTGTAGCAAGGGATAGCTGGAGAGCAGATTACACGAATGAGCAATTTCTGGAAGGTGCAAGAAAAGTTATTGCCCAAAAATCAAATATTAAATATACAACACTTGAAAAAGGAACAAATCCATATTTAACAAAAGACGCTAATCCCGGCTCAGAACACGCAGGAACTTGGAAGGTTGCTTACAGCATTTCAGGAATAAAAGACTGGATGTTTTCACAAACAAAACAATAA
- a CDS encoding vWA domain-containing protein, with protein MKKNKWKKLLILSIALLVLTACFNKKEDIDKKEDKKKESEKQLSEEELQKGKGVNGDLPDIVYTYEGIVDAAPGIYQFPDTYEENIVKKSDIWRENVQNELKKIKPALGEDASDEEVERLFKKFLYIAGYDYEPIETLDRFSYVIFKDDMVNPFTKQKIEENMNVNLEIILDASGSMKQKIGDKTMMEIAKESIEKVISEMPANTKVGLRVFGHKGDNTASKKQESCSANELISPIETLNKDKLKSSLAPIQPTGWTSIAKSIENGTNDLKALKGEKTLNILYIITDGIETCDGNPVETAKKFKNENTDIVLGIIGFNVDANQNKVLKEIANAANGYYSSANDAAKLTEELQRIHEIAFSDYKWEPLNDYMINRIIASHNLTLSMNKFLIERSLGEKNNMSSLIMYGSKSYSNDSKFAGLYEFNGKISKKLKALSEERREKIKALYKTEFEKIEKQSQDYIAQIKARKGATVAYIPTTSRKNPMSKYWNGHGGKGGTIKDAKKDNEELRKKQ; from the coding sequence ATGAAAAAAAATAAATGGAAAAAATTATTAATTTTAAGTATTGCACTTTTAGTCTTGACAGCCTGCTTCAATAAAAAAGAAGATATAGACAAAAAGGAAGACAAGAAAAAAGAATCAGAAAAACAGCTTTCAGAAGAGGAACTCCAAAAAGGGAAAGGCGTTAACGGGGATTTGCCTGATATTGTGTACACATATGAGGGAATAGTAGATGCGGCACCTGGAATCTACCAGTTTCCTGATACTTATGAAGAAAATATAGTAAAAAAATCAGATATCTGGAGAGAAAATGTTCAGAATGAACTGAAAAAAATTAAACCTGCCTTAGGTGAAGATGCTTCTGATGAAGAAGTTGAACGTCTCTTCAAGAAATTTTTATACATAGCCGGCTATGATTATGAGCCGATTGAAACTCTTGACAGATTTTCATATGTCATCTTCAAGGATGACATGGTAAATCCTTTTACAAAACAAAAAATTGAAGAAAATATGAATGTCAATCTTGAAATCATTTTAGATGCCAGCGGTTCAATGAAACAGAAAATAGGCGATAAAACAATGATGGAAATTGCAAAGGAATCTATAGAGAAAGTTATTTCCGAAATGCCTGCAAACACAAAAGTAGGACTGAGGGTTTTCGGCCATAAGGGAGATAATACGGCAAGTAAAAAACAGGAATCATGTTCCGCCAACGAACTGATTTCACCGATTGAAACTTTAAATAAGGATAAGCTGAAAAGCTCTTTAGCTCCAATTCAGCCTACAGGATGGACTTCCATAGCAAAATCGATTGAAAACGGAACAAATGACTTGAAAGCATTAAAAGGCGAAAAGACATTGAATATCCTGTATATCATTACTGACGGAATCGAAACATGCGACGGTAATCCTGTTGAAACAGCGAAAAAATTTAAAAATGAAAATACAGATATAGTTTTAGGAATAATAGGGTTCAATGTGGATGCCAATCAGAATAAAGTGCTGAAAGAAATTGCAAATGCCGCAAACGGTTATTATTCTTCAGCAAATGATGCCGCTAAATTGACAGAAGAACTGCAAAGAATACATGAAATAGCTTTTTCTGACTATAAATGGGAACCTTTAAATGACTATATGATAAACAGAATAATAGCATCTCATAATTTGACACTGTCAATGAACAAATTTCTTATAGAAAGATCTCTGGGAGAAAAAAATAATATGAGCTCTCTTATAATGTATGGGTCAAAAAGTTATTCAAATGATTCTAAATTTGCAGGATTATATGAATTTAACGGAAAAATATCTAAAAAACTTAAAGCGCTCAGCGAAGAGAGAAGAGAGAAAATAAAGGCACTGTATAAAACTGAATTTGAAAAAATTGAAAAACAGTCGCAAGACTATATAGCACAGATTAAAGCTAGAAAAGGAGCAACAGTGGCATATATTCCAACAACAAGCAGAAAAAATCCTATGAGCAAATATTGGAACGGACATGGTGGAAAAGGTGGTACGATTAAAGATGCTAAAAAAGATAATGAAGAGTTAAGAAAAAAACAATAA
- a CDS encoding TIGR02206 family membrane protein encodes MTFSYFSPIHIETFIVSILFCVFLFYIPKFFKNMDINKYSTFLGYFLLIFKLVDSIYRLMYQNEPITNVTPVHLCNFAAIFAGLYLIFKTKFLYNAVYYLTFGPILALILPGIIYYHDNYYVYLFMIMHALIVFTTFFGYEYLDDKPTQKGFFQSVITLLLIFLYAFIYNSVFKEINAMFLKSHIISQVKFINPIWLYDIVLILTMIFLQFVLYLPVMKRNKKDKAVLEKLSNTN; translated from the coding sequence TTGACTTTTAGTTATTTTAGCCCTATTCATATAGAAACTTTTATTGTATCTATTTTATTTTGCGTATTTTTATTTTATATTCCTAAATTTTTTAAAAATATGGATATAAATAAATATTCAACTTTTTTGGGGTATTTTTTGCTCATATTTAAATTAGTTGATTCAATTTACAGGTTAATGTATCAAAATGAACCTATAACCAACGTTACACCTGTCCATCTTTGCAATTTCGCAGCAATTTTCGCAGGACTGTATCTGATTTTTAAAACGAAATTTTTGTATAATGCCGTATATTATTTGACTTTTGGCCCGATATTAGCGTTAATTTTGCCGGGAATAATATATTATCATGATAATTATTATGTCTATCTTTTTATGATAATGCATGCACTTATTGTTTTTACAACCTTTTTTGGATATGAGTATTTGGATGACAAGCCAACACAAAAAGGATTTTTTCAGTCAGTAATTACGTTGCTTCTGATATTTCTTTACGCATTCATTTATAACTCGGTATTCAAAGAGATAAATGCAATGTTTTTAAAAAGTCATATTATTTCACAAGTGAAATTTATAAATCCAATTTGGCTATATGATATTGTCTTGATACTGACAATGATATTTTTGCAATTTGTACTGTATTTACCAGTTATGAAAAGAAACAAAAAGGATAAAGCTGTTTTGGAAAAGTTAAGTAATACGAATTGA
- a CDS encoding MATE family efflux transporter yields the protein MEESIKEKNSLADNKKTRFGTESIPKLLISLAIPAIIANLVNALYNIVDQVFIGQKIGFLGNAATNVAFPLTTICLAIGLMTGVGAATNFNLELGRKRPKRAKSVAGTAVTMLLLGGIILCILINIFLKPMLTAFGATNQIFDYAIEYTRITSLGIPFLLFSIGANPLVRADGNAFYSMLAIVVGSLVNTILDPLFMFGFDMGMDGAAWATVIGQFVSAVMLALYFFRFKSVKFELRDFKIRIREIGILFALGTSPFIFQCSALVIQIVTNNLLKIYGAKSIYGSEIPIAVAGIVMKINVIFIAIVLGLTQGAQPIAGYNYGARKYTRVREILNLTLKAAFVISIVAFAIFQIFPVQIISVFGSGSELYFKYGTKYMRIFLFFIFLNGIQGAITMFLTSIGRAFQGAFLSLVRQIISLLPLLIILPYFMGVDGIMFAFPIADLVAFIVSVIILKKEMKRIPKLDEDN from the coding sequence ATGGAAGAAAGTATAAAAGAAAAAAACAGTTTAGCAGATAACAAAAAAACAAGGTTTGGAACGGAATCAATCCCAAAACTTCTGATTTCACTTGCAATACCGGCAATTATTGCCAATCTTGTGAATGCGCTTTATAATATTGTGGATCAAGTTTTTATCGGGCAGAAAATCGGATTTTTGGGAAATGCGGCTACGAATGTGGCTTTTCCACTTACGACAATTTGTCTTGCGATTGGACTTATGACGGGAGTGGGGGCTGCGACGAACTTTAATCTGGAATTAGGTAGAAAGCGTCCAAAAAGAGCAAAAAGTGTGGCTGGAACGGCAGTAACGATGCTTCTTTTAGGTGGAATTATATTATGCATATTGATTAATATATTTTTAAAGCCTATGTTAACAGCATTCGGTGCGACAAATCAGATTTTTGACTATGCTATTGAATATACTCGGATTACATCTTTAGGGATACCATTTTTATTATTTTCAATAGGGGCAAACCCTTTGGTAAGAGCTGATGGAAATGCCTTTTATTCGATGCTTGCGATAGTTGTTGGATCGCTTGTAAATACTATATTAGATCCGTTATTTATGTTTGGATTTGATATGGGGATGGATGGTGCGGCTTGGGCAACTGTAATTGGGCAGTTTGTATCAGCAGTTATGCTAGCTTTGTATTTTTTCAGATTTAAAAGCGTGAAATTTGAGTTAAGGGATTTTAAGATAAGAATACGAGAAATAGGGATTTTATTTGCATTAGGGACATCGCCTTTTATTTTTCAATGTTCTGCTTTAGTTATTCAAATTGTAACAAATAATCTGCTAAAGATATACGGGGCAAAATCCATTTATGGAAGTGAAATTCCAATTGCTGTTGCTGGAATTGTTATGAAAATAAATGTTATATTTATAGCGATTGTATTGGGACTGACACAGGGAGCACAGCCTATTGCAGGATACAACTATGGAGCAAGGAAATATACGAGAGTCCGTGAAATATTAAATTTGACATTAAAAGCCGCTTTTGTTATTTCAATAGTAGCATTTGCGATATTCCAAATTTTCCCTGTACAGATAATTTCTGTATTTGGAAGTGGAAGCGAACTTTACTTTAAATACGGAACAAAATATATGAGAATATTTTTATTTTTCATATTTTTAAATGGTATTCAAGGTGCGATTACAATGTTTTTAACATCAATTGGAAGGGCATTTCAAGGGGCTTTTTTGTCACTTGTAAGACAAATTATATCACTTTTGCCGCTACTTATAATTTTACCGTATTTTATGGGAGTTGATGGAATTATGTTCGCTTTTCCAATAGCGGATCTGGTAGCATTTATTGTATCGGTAATCATTTTGAAAAAGGAAATGAAAAGAATTCCTAAATTGGATGAAGACAATTAA
- the pth gene encoding aminoacyl-tRNA hydrolase: MKLIVGLGNPGEQYKLTRHNIGFIFIDEYLKENNINDVREKFKSLFVQTNYKGDKVFYQKPTTFMNLSGEAVGEAVRFFKIDPKTELFVIYDDMDMQFGKLKIKQNGSAGGHNGIKSIISHVGNEFVRIKFGIGKPKTKEETLGFVLGKFSPEEKEVVKDSREKIFNLIDDIKDDMIISKLMNKYNTK; this comes from the coding sequence ATGAAATTAATAGTGGGACTGGGAAATCCTGGAGAACAGTATAAATTGACAAGGCATAATATCGGTTTTATATTTATTGACGAATATTTGAAGGAAAATAATATAAATGATGTAAGGGAAAAGTTTAAGTCGCTGTTTGTACAGACTAATTATAAAGGGGATAAAGTTTTTTACCAAAAGCCAACTACATTTATGAATTTGAGTGGAGAAGCAGTTGGAGAAGCTGTCAGATTTTTTAAAATTGATCCGAAAACGGAACTTTTTGTAATTTATGACGATATGGATATGCAGTTTGGAAAACTGAAAATTAAGCAAAATGGAAGTGCAGGGGGACACAATGGCATAAAATCCATTATTTCCCATGTTGGAAATGAATTTGTGCGAATAAAATTTGGAATTGGAAAACCAAAGACGAAGGAAGAAACACTGGGATTTGTACTAGGAAAATTTTCGCCTGAGGAAAAGGAAGTTGTGAAAGATTCAAGAGAGAAAATATTTAATTTGATTGACGATATAAAAGATGATATGATAATTTCAAAGTTAATGAATAAATATAACACTAAATAA
- a CDS encoding biotin--[acetyl-CoA-carboxylase] ligase, translating to MKKNIRLYKFNEIDSTNEYLRKNHKSYEEFDVISARTQTHGKARRQNDWVSMDGMAIFSFFLKERDNWEIEDYLKLPLIAGLATVNGLKEIENLEYKFKWTNDVYVENMKLCGILIEKTEDVYITGIGINVNNMLPENLKSKAISLTQIRNKKYEIDEVIKNIVLEFQTLCENLENGFWKDILKEINQINYLKGKKIELKFGNEVISGVAQNIDENGELQILMEKTDNRKPEVRSFSVGEVFEKIVYSS from the coding sequence ATGAAAAAAAATATAAGACTGTATAAGTTTAACGAAATTGATTCAACAAATGAATATTTACGAAAAAATCATAAAAGTTATGAGGAATTTGATGTTATTTCTGCCAGAACACAGACACATGGGAAGGCACGTAGACAGAACGACTGGGTTTCTATGGATGGAATGGCTATTTTCAGCTTTTTTTTGAAGGAAAGAGACAACTGGGAAATTGAGGATTATTTGAAATTGCCGTTGATTGCTGGACTTGCAACAGTAAACGGTTTGAAGGAAATTGAAAATTTGGAATATAAATTCAAATGGACTAATGATGTTTATGTGGAAAATATGAAATTATGTGGTATTCTAATAGAAAAAACTGAAGATGTTTATATTACGGGAATTGGGATAAATGTAAATAATATGTTGCCAGAAAACTTAAAAAGTAAAGCCATTTCATTGACTCAAATAAGAAATAAAAAATATGAAATTGATGAAGTTATAAAAAATATTGTTTTAGAATTTCAAACATTGTGTGAAAATTTAGAAAATGGATTCTGGAAGGATATTTTAAAGGAAATTAATCAGATAAATTATTTGAAAGGTAAAAAAATTGAATTAAAATTTGGCAATGAAGTTATTTCAGGAGTTGCTCAGAATATTGATGAAAATGGGGAGCTTCAGATTTTGATGGAAAAAACAGATAATCGAAAGCCTGAAGTTAGGAGTTTTTCAGTTGGGGAAGTTTTTGAAAAGATAGTTTATTCTTCATAA
- a CDS encoding ABC transporter ATP-binding protein, translated as MGNVILKCTNLSKTYDFDNALNNVNLSIETGKIIGLLGPNGSGKTTFIKLLNGLLKPTEGEIFIDGKNPGVETKKIVAYLPDKNYLDNSKTVKAILQLFADFYDDFDLEKAQNMLKDLGIDITRRFKLLSKGMKEKVQLILVMCRRAKLYLLDEPIAGVDPAARDYILNTVIKNYNREAAVIISTHLIADVEKVLDEAIFISKGEILLYQDVKSIISEHNKTVDEYFREVFKY; from the coding sequence ATGGGTAACGTTATTTTAAAATGCACTAATTTATCCAAAACTTATGATTTTGATAATGCATTAAATAATGTAAATTTATCAATAGAAACTGGTAAAATTATTGGATTATTAGGACCAAATGGAAGTGGAAAAACAACTTTTATAAAGCTGTTAAATGGACTTCTGAAACCTACTGAAGGAGAAATTTTTATAGACGGAAAAAATCCAGGAGTAGAAACTAAAAAGATTGTTGCATATTTGCCTGATAAAAATTATTTGGATAATTCTAAGACAGTAAAGGCGATTTTACAGCTATTTGCAGACTTTTATGATGATTTTGACTTGGAAAAGGCACAAAATATGTTAAAGGATCTAGGAATTGACATTACAAGAAGGTTTAAGCTGCTTTCAAAAGGGATGAAGGAAAAGGTTCAGTTAATACTGGTTATGTGCAGACGTGCCAAGTTGTATCTATTGGATGAACCAATAGCGGGAGTCGATCCTGCGGCAAGGGATTATATTTTAAATACTGTTATAAAAAATTATAACAGGGAAGCAGCAGTTATTATTTCCACACATTTAATAGCGGATGTGGAAAAGGTGCTGGATGAAGCAATTTTCATAAGTAAAGGTGAAATTTTGCTTTATCAGGATGTAAAAAGTATAATAAGTGAGCATAATAAAACAGTTGACGAATACTTTAGGGAGGTGTTTAAATATTGA
- a CDS encoding RNA-binding S4 domain-containing protein yields the protein MRLDKFLKVTRIIKRRTVAKELADNGNIVVNGDVKKSSYDVKKGDIFEIKYFNKNIKVKVLDLPPESLKKEFIDEYIQIIE from the coding sequence ATGCGTTTAGATAAATTTTTAAAAGTAACAAGAATTATAAAAAGAAGAACAGTGGCAAAGGAGCTGGCTGACAATGGAAATATCGTCGTAAACGGAGATGTAAAGAAATCTTCCTATGATGTAAAAAAAGGCGATATTTTTGAAATAAAATATTTTAATAAAAATATAAAGGTAAAAGTACTGGATTTACCGCCTGAAAGTCTGAAAAAGGAATTTATTGATGAATATATCCAAATAATTGAATAA